A stretch of Aerococcaceae bacterium zg-252 DNA encodes these proteins:
- a CDS encoding heavy metal translocating P-type ATPase, with protein sequence MTMKTWIKQNIQLLCTLFCAIFIGIGLIFQQSNTQLAAICFIIGFIIGGWQAAYDGIYELLVERHLSVDILMILAAIGAGLIGYWLEGALLIFIFSLSGTLEHLTMRKSRQTIEALLSLAPQVVRVDKNGKIIETPIENVAVGSRIHVRKGDIIPLDGILLSEQAFINEASITGESFPINKMMNDKLISGTLNSGEPFYMESQATYTDSYFNRIVEMVKTAQDTQSATDKSVNYIENTYVKVVLIIVPLFILITATLLNWGWMHAFYRGMVLLTVASPCALVASASPANLSALSRAAKNGILMKGSDTFDVLKQVDCICFDKTGTLTMGQPSVVSSHIEPWVNAEQFAQIVVSAEQHSTHPIALALFKHLHTHALDDVLVEDITGKGLQVTQQQNIWKIGKYDFVMSHSSINETIQQKVTDLQAKGHTLIFVSCNQQFAGYFALSDVIKPQAREMIAELKQLGITAIMLTGDQEKTARYVAEQVGIETIKANCLPADKLNYLKSLQEQGKTSAMVGDGINDAPALALANIGIAMGSGTDVAIETADIILIKDNLDTLPFLFTLTQKMHRIVNINLIFSLSVIVLLILANVLQMINLPLGVVGHEGSTILVILNGLRLLNFKSNKL encoded by the coding sequence ATGACAATGAAAACATGGATAAAACAAAATATTCAATTACTCTGTACACTTTTTTGTGCAATATTTATTGGTATTGGATTGATATTTCAGCAAAGCAACACTCAACTTGCTGCTATCTGTTTTATCATCGGATTTATAATCGGTGGCTGGCAAGCAGCTTATGACGGAATTTACGAACTATTAGTAGAACGTCATCTATCAGTAGATATTTTAATGATTCTCGCTGCTATTGGAGCCGGATTGATTGGATACTGGTTAGAGGGAGCACTATTAATTTTTATCTTCTCGCTATCTGGCACGCTCGAACATTTAACCATGCGAAAAAGCCGTCAAACGATTGAGGCACTGTTATCATTAGCACCACAAGTTGTACGAGTAGACAAAAATGGTAAAATAATCGAAACTCCGATTGAAAACGTAGCAGTTGGTAGCCGTATCCATGTACGAAAAGGCGATATTATCCCACTCGACGGTATCTTACTGTCTGAGCAAGCATTCATTAATGAGGCATCAATTACTGGTGAATCATTCCCTATCAACAAGATGATGAATGATAAATTGATAAGTGGAACACTTAATAGTGGTGAACCTTTTTATATGGAAAGCCAAGCAACTTATACAGATTCCTATTTTAATCGAATAGTCGAAATGGTTAAAACGGCACAAGACACACAATCAGCTACAGATAAGTCCGTTAACTACATCGAAAATACTTATGTAAAAGTTGTCCTAATCATCGTACCACTTTTCATTCTCATCACTGCTACACTGCTCAATTGGGGCTGGATGCATGCATTTTATCGCGGTATGGTATTATTAACCGTTGCATCTCCCTGTGCACTCGTAGCCAGTGCCAGTCCTGCCAATTTATCTGCATTAAGTCGAGCAGCTAAAAACGGTATTTTGATGAAAGGGAGCGATACCTTTGATGTTCTGAAACAAGTTGATTGCATTTGTTTTGATAAAACTGGAACATTAACTATGGGTCAGCCAAGCGTAGTGTCATCTCATATTGAACCATGGGTTAATGCTGAACAATTTGCTCAAATTGTTGTCAGTGCAGAGCAACACTCAACCCACCCTATTGCTTTAGCCTTATTCAAACATTTACATACACACGCTCTTGACGATGTCCTTGTCGAAGATATTACTGGAAAAGGACTGCAAGTGACGCAGCAACAGAATATTTGGAAAATTGGAAAATACGATTTTGTAATGTCGCATTCATCTATAAATGAGACAATTCAACAAAAGGTTACCGACTTACAAGCAAAAGGACATACACTCATCTTTGTTTCGTGCAATCAACAATTTGCTGGATACTTTGCATTAAGTGATGTCATTAAACCACAAGCACGTGAAATGATTGCTGAATTGAAACAATTAGGTATCACAGCCATTATGTTAACTGGCGACCAAGAAAAGACAGCTCGCTATGTGGCAGAACAAGTGGGAATTGAAACAATCAAAGCTAACTGTTTGCCAGCAGATAAACTGAATTATTTAAAAAGTTTGCAAGAACAAGGTAAAACTAGTGCAATGGTAGGAGACGGAATCAATGACGCCCCTGCATTAGCTTTAGCCAATATCGGTATCGCTATGGGTAGTGGTACAGATGTGGCGATTGAAACGGCTGATATTATTTTGATAAAAGATAATTTAGATACCTTACCTTTTTTATTCACCTTAACTCAAAAAATGCACCGTATCGTCAATATCAACTTAATCTTTTCATTGTCGGTTATCGTCTTATTAATTTTAGCTAATGTTTTACAAATGATTAATTTACCACTTGGTGTTGTCGGTCATGAGGGCAGTACCATATTAGTCATTTTAAATGGTTTGCGACTACTTAATTTTAAGTCCAATAAATTATAA
- a CDS encoding undecaprenyl-diphosphate phosphatase: MLESIDLLELIRILILSIVQGITEWLPISSTGHMILVEEFFPLTSSPAFKELFMVLVQLGSIFAVVVLYFNKLNPLSLRKSPQERTDTWIIWFKVVVASIPAVLFGFILDDYMDKYLNTPLVVAAMLILYGFAFLWVESRQPSKHAHEINSFHKLTFRDAFMIGCFQALAIIPGTSRSGATIIGALLLGSSRFIATEFSFYMSIPIMFGASLKKLIKFGLVFSQSELIYLGIGMLVAFIVSLIAIKFLLNYIKRHDFKVFGYYRIILGSIIILYFLFTGLH; encoded by the coding sequence ATGCTTGAATCGATTGATTTATTAGAACTTATTCGTATTCTTATCTTAAGTATCGTACAAGGAATTACCGAATGGCTACCCATTAGTAGTACCGGACACATGATTTTAGTGGAAGAATTTTTCCCACTAACTTCTAGCCCTGCCTTTAAAGAATTATTTATGGTGTTGGTACAACTCGGTTCTATCTTTGCCGTAGTTGTCCTTTACTTTAACAAATTAAATCCACTATCTCTAAGAAAATCACCACAAGAACGTACGGACACTTGGATTATCTGGTTTAAAGTGGTAGTCGCAAGTATTCCTGCCGTATTATTTGGTTTCATCTTAGATGACTATATGGATAAATACTTGAACACCCCACTCGTAGTAGCAGCAATGTTAATCTTATATGGTTTTGCTTTTTTATGGGTCGAATCACGTCAACCATCTAAACATGCACACGAAATCAACTCATTTCATAAATTAACATTCCGAGATGCCTTTATGATTGGTTGTTTTCAAGCATTAGCCATTATTCCCGGAACATCTCGTTCAGGTGCTACGATTATCGGTGCTTTATTACTTGGCTCTTCTCGTTTTATCGCAACTGAATTTTCATTTTATATGAGTATTCCGATTATGTTCGGTGCGAGCTTGAAAAAACTCATCAAATTCGGTCTTGTCTTTTCTCAATCAGAATTGATTTATTTAGGAATCGGTATGTTAGTTGCCTTTATTGTGTCATTAATCGCCATTAAATTCTTATTGAATTACATTAAACGTCATGACTTTAAAGTATTTGGTTACTATCGTATTATTCTCGGTTCTATTATTATATTGTATTTCTTATTTACAGGATTACATTAA
- a CDS encoding PTS glucose transporter subunit IIA gives MFGFFKKKKEEAQPEVKEVVLYAPADGELINIENVNDVVFAQKMMGDGFAVVPANGTITSPVAGTIVNVFPTQHAIGFKAGALEVLLHMGIDTVALNGGPFDTVVSENQTVTETTTVSNVDLAALEAEGKDNAMIVIFTNGIDVIDSFELTASGTVTKGQVIGKIVLK, from the coding sequence ATGTTTGGATTTTTTAAAAAGAAAAAAGAAGAAGCACAACCAGAAGTAAAAGAAGTTGTATTATACGCACCAGCTGACGGTGAATTAATTAATATTGAAAATGTAAATGATGTTGTGTTCGCACAAAAAATGATGGGTGACGGTTTTGCTGTTGTGCCAGCAAATGGTACGATTACATCACCAGTTGCAGGTACTATTGTCAATGTATTTCCAACACAACATGCGATTGGTTTCAAAGCTGGAGCATTAGAAGTATTATTACATATGGGAATTGATACTGTTGCGTTAAATGGTGGGCCATTTGATACAGTTGTATCTGAAAATCAAACAGTAACTGAAACAACAACAGTTTCTAATGTTGATTTAGCAGCTTTAGAAGCTGAAGGTAAGGACAATGCAATGATTGTTATCTTTACAAATGGTATTGATGTTATTGATTCATTTGAATTAACAGCATCAGGTACTGTAACAAAAGGTCAAGTTATTGGTAAAATTGTCTTAAAATAA
- a CDS encoding DUF1846 domain-containing protein, producing the protein MQIGFDSEKYLDEQSQYIKERVAQYDKLYLEFGGKLMGDFHAMRVLPGFDPDGKIKLLARLKDQAEIIICIYAGDVENKKVRSDLGITYDQDVLRMIDDLRHWDLTVNSVVITRYNGQSAAQQLKTTLERRGLKVFTHGNTQGYPMDVDTIVSEEGYGKNTYIPTTKPLVVVTAPGPNSGKLGTCLSQLYHEVQQGRTAGYAKFETFPVWNLPLKHPVNIAYEAATADLEDVNMIDTFHLEKYGVTTVNYNRDIEAFPLLRRILTKISQTDVPYFSPTDMGVNRVGFAITDDNIVQEAAKQEIIRRYLTSQTEYKKGLVTVETAQRSKLIMDEMGLSTNDRPVVQAAREKSLKDSVPVVALALPDGTIVTGKHSDIMSASAACVLNSIKRLAHISDDLHLLAPMILEAIDQLNTGVLQRRHHVLNTTEVLIALSMSAVTNPSASAALKQLPMLRHLQAHSTVIATKADDEAYRNLGIMITSDPEFANDQLYYGG; encoded by the coding sequence ATGCAAATTGGATTTGATAGTGAAAAATACCTCGATGAACAGAGCCAATATATAAAAGAACGAGTGGCACAATATGACAAACTGTACCTAGAGTTTGGTGGTAAATTAATGGGTGACTTCCATGCAATGCGTGTCTTACCTGGTTTTGACCCTGACGGAAAAATCAAATTATTAGCACGCTTAAAAGACCAAGCCGAAATTATTATTTGTATTTATGCTGGTGATGTCGAAAACAAAAAAGTTCGTAGTGATTTAGGTATTACTTACGACCAAGATGTTTTGCGAATGATTGATGATTTACGTCATTGGGATTTGACAGTTAATAGTGTGGTCATTACACGTTACAATGGACAATCTGCAGCACAACAATTAAAAACAACATTAGAACGCAGAGGGTTAAAAGTCTTTACGCATGGGAATACACAAGGTTATCCAATGGACGTTGATACCATTGTGAGTGAAGAGGGATATGGTAAAAATACATACATCCCAACAACAAAACCATTAGTTGTCGTGACAGCCCCTGGCCCAAATAGTGGTAAACTCGGTACTTGCTTGAGTCAGCTTTATCATGAAGTTCAACAAGGACGCACAGCTGGTTATGCAAAATTCGAGACTTTCCCAGTATGGAACTTACCACTAAAACATCCTGTTAACATCGCATACGAGGCTGCAACAGCCGATTTAGAAGATGTTAATATGATTGATACTTTCCATTTGGAAAAATATGGAGTTACAACGGTTAACTATAACCGAGATATTGAAGCATTTCCACTCTTACGTCGTATCTTAACCAAGATTAGTCAAACCGATGTCCCTTATTTTTCACCGACAGATATGGGGGTCAATCGTGTTGGATTTGCGATTACTGATGATAATATCGTACAAGAAGCTGCAAAACAAGAAATTATTCGTCGCTACCTAACATCTCAAACTGAATATAAAAAAGGACTTGTCACCGTTGAAACAGCTCAACGCAGTAAATTAATTATGGATGAAATGGGACTTTCAACTAATGACCGTCCAGTCGTACAAGCTGCTCGTGAAAAATCCTTAAAAGATAGTGTTCCAGTTGTCGCCTTAGCACTACCTGACGGTACGATTGTAACAGGTAAACATAGTGACATTATGAGTGCCTCAGCTGCTTGTGTATTAAATAGTATTAAACGTTTAGCACATATTAGCGATGATTTACATCTGTTAGCACCTATGATTTTAGAAGCAATCGACCAACTAAATACTGGGGTATTACAGCGTAGACATCATGTATTAAACACGACTGAAGTATTAATTGCTTTAAGTATGTCTGCCGTAACCAATCCGTCTGCATCAGCAGCACTGAAACAGTTGCCAATGCTACGTCACCTACAAGCTCATAGCACTGTCATTGCTACTAAAGCAGATGACGAAGCATATCGTAATTTAGGTATCATGATTACCAGCGACCCAGAGTTTGCGAATGACCAATTGTATTATGGTGGGTAA
- a CDS encoding valine--tRNA ligase yields the protein MKKEMSTKYQPQEVEAGKYQQWVDSGVFKPSEDPNAEPYSIVIPPPNVTGKLHLGHAWDVTLQDMIIRQKRMQGFDTLWLPGMDHAGIATQAKVEEKLAKEGISRHDLGREKFVEQVWAWKEEYAATIREQWGKMGVSVDYSRERFTLDEGLNKAVNKVFVQLYEKGLIYRGEYIINWDPKAQTALSDIEVIHKEIEGAFYHIHYPIVGSDEKLEIATTRPETMLGDTAVVVNPNDERYSHLIGKTVMLPLMNREIPIIADEYVDIEFGTGAMKVTPAHDPNDFELGNRHDLLRINVMNLDGSMNHLAGKYEGLDRFVARKQIIKDLETLGLLVKIESHAHSVGHSERSGAVVEPLLSTQWFVKMAPLAQRAIDNQSSDDAVEFFPPRFNQTFMGWMENVHDWVISRQLWWGHQIPAWYHNQTGEIYVGEVAPADEENWTRDKDVLDTWFSSALWPFSTMGWPEDTKDFERYFPTSTLVTGYDIIFFWVSRMIFQSLEFTERRPFQNVLIHGLIRDAQGRKMSKSLGNGIDPMDVIDEFGVDALRWFLANGSAPGQDVRYSEEKLSAAWNFINKIWNASRFALMNVGDMTIEDIHIGEDLTLADRWILARLQETIADVTRLFDKFEFGEAGRTLYHFIWDDFCDWYIEMTKEQLQDKTADNTTTKSVLVHVLDQFLRLLHPIMPFVTEEIWQQIAPENASIVVADYPVVNDAYIDAISEQEMEQVMEVIRVVRMIRNEMNTPLSKAVDLFVKANDEATVELLVKNRHYIERFCNPAQLEIATNPSAPEEVVSQTVAFAQILMPLAGLIKVEDEIKRLEAQVEKLENEVSRVVNKLSNEKFVAKAPEAVVAQERAKQAEYEQQLVAVRERMVQLAKLA from the coding sequence ATGAAAAAAGAAATGTCAACTAAATATCAACCACAAGAGGTTGAGGCAGGGAAATATCAACAATGGGTAGACTCAGGCGTTTTCAAACCGAGTGAAGACCCAAATGCAGAGCCATATTCAATTGTTATCCCACCACCAAATGTTACTGGTAAATTGCATCTAGGACATGCTTGGGATGTTACTTTACAAGATATGATTATCCGTCAAAAACGTATGCAAGGATTTGATACTTTATGGTTGCCAGGTATGGATCATGCCGGTATTGCGACACAAGCAAAAGTTGAAGAAAAATTAGCCAAAGAAGGCATTTCACGTCATGATTTAGGTCGTGAAAAATTTGTAGAACAAGTATGGGCATGGAAAGAAGAGTATGCTGCTACGATTCGTGAACAATGGGGTAAAATGGGGGTATCTGTCGATTATTCTCGTGAACGTTTTACACTAGATGAGGGTCTGAATAAAGCAGTTAATAAAGTATTTGTTCAATTATATGAAAAAGGCTTAATTTATCGTGGTGAATATATTATCAATTGGGATCCAAAAGCACAAACAGCTTTATCGGATATTGAAGTTATCCACAAAGAAATTGAGGGGGCATTTTATCATATTCATTATCCGATTGTGGGAAGTGATGAAAAATTAGAAATTGCGACAACACGTCCGGAAACAATGTTAGGTGATACGGCAGTAGTGGTGAACCCTAATGATGAACGTTACAGCCATTTAATCGGTAAAACGGTAATGTTACCATTAATGAATCGTGAAATTCCAATTATCGCTGATGAATATGTTGATATTGAATTTGGTACAGGTGCGATGAAAGTGACACCGGCTCACGACCCGAATGACTTTGAGTTAGGAAATCGCCACGACTTGCTACGAATTAATGTCATGAATTTAGACGGTTCGATGAATCACTTAGCTGGTAAATACGAGGGCTTGGACAGATTTGTTGCACGTAAACAAATTATTAAAGATTTAGAGACATTAGGCTTATTGGTGAAAATTGAATCGCATGCACATAGTGTGGGGCATTCTGAACGTAGTGGAGCCGTAGTGGAACCATTATTATCAACTCAATGGTTTGTTAAAATGGCACCATTAGCACAACGTGCTATTGACAATCAATCAAGTGATGATGCAGTAGAATTTTTCCCACCACGCTTTAACCAAACCTTTATGGGTTGGATGGAAAATGTTCATGATTGGGTTATTTCACGTCAATTATGGTGGGGTCATCAAATTCCGGCTTGGTATCATAATCAAACAGGTGAAATTTATGTCGGCGAAGTAGCACCAGCAGATGAAGAAAATTGGACACGTGATAAAGATGTACTCGATACATGGTTCTCAAGTGCATTATGGCCATTTTCAACAATGGGTTGGCCAGAAGATACAAAAGATTTTGAGCGTTACTTCCCAACTTCTACATTGGTAACTGGATATGACATTATCTTCTTCTGGGTAAGTCGTATGATTTTCCAAAGTTTAGAATTTACTGAACGTCGTCCATTCCAAAATGTATTGATACATGGTTTAATTCGTGATGCTCAAGGACGTAAAATGTCGAAATCACTAGGTAATGGGATTGACCCTATGGATGTTATCGACGAATTTGGTGTAGATGCTTTACGTTGGTTCTTAGCAAATGGTTCTGCTCCAGGACAAGATGTACGTTATAGCGAAGAAAAATTAAGTGCAGCTTGGAACTTTATTAATAAAATTTGGAATGCAAGTCGTTTTGCCTTAATGAATGTTGGTGATATGACGATTGAAGATATTCATATCGGTGAAGATTTAACTTTAGCTGACCGTTGGATTTTAGCTCGTTTACAAGAAACGATTGCAGATGTGACACGTCTGTTTGATAAATTCGAGTTTGGTGAAGCGGGTCGTACTTTGTACCACTTTATTTGGGATGATTTCTGTGATTGGTATATCGAAATGACGAAAGAACAATTACAAGATAAGACGGCAGATAATACGACAACGAAATCAGTATTGGTACATGTATTAGATCAATTTTTACGTCTATTACATCCAATTATGCCATTTGTGACAGAAGAAATTTGGCAACAAATTGCTCCTGAAAATGCGTCAATTGTGGTTGCTGATTATCCAGTGGTGAATGATGCGTATATTGATGCTATTTCAGAACAAGAAATGGAACAAGTAATGGAAGTAATTCGTGTAGTGCGTATGATTCGTAATGAAATGAATACTCCATTATCAAAAGCAGTTGATTTATTTGTTAAAGCAAATGATGAAGCAACGGTTGAATTATTAGTGAAAAATCGTCATTATATTGAACGTTTCTGTAATCCAGCACAATTAGAAATCGCAACGAATCCGTCAGCACCAGAGGAAGTTGTTTCTCAAACAGTTGCCTTTGCACAAATTTTAATGCCACTGGCTGGTTTGATTAAAGTAGAAGATGAAATTAAACGTTTGGAAGCTCAAGTTGAAAAATTAGAAAACGAAGTGAGTCGTGTTGTGAATAAATTGAGCAATGAAAAATTCGTAGCGAAAGCACCAGAAGCAGTTGTAGCTCAAGAACGTGCAAAACAAGCAGAATACGAGCAACAGTTAGTAGCTGTCCGTGAACGTATGGTACAATTGGCAAAATTAGCTTAA
- a CDS encoding 8-oxo-dGTP diphosphatase has protein sequence MNETVKLYNMCMVCDDSRILVQDRKKSSWSGIVFPGGKVEPRESFVRSTIREIKEETGLTIWNLELCGVKQWYDTAKNIRNVVLLYKTNQFEGELKSSAEGDVFWIERDTIDNYVTAENFKEMLAIFEGNEWSEHYYDDADGEWVSRYY, from the coding sequence ATGAATGAAACAGTAAAATTATATAATATGTGCATGGTGTGCGATGATAGTCGCATTTTAGTACAAGACCGAAAAAAATCATCGTGGTCAGGTATTGTCTTTCCAGGTGGTAAGGTAGAGCCGAGAGAATCTTTTGTACGTTCTACTATACGAGAAATAAAGGAAGAAACAGGACTGACAATTTGGAATTTAGAATTATGTGGTGTGAAGCAGTGGTATGATACTGCAAAGAATATTCGCAATGTGGTTCTGTTATATAAGACAAATCAATTTGAGGGTGAGTTAAAATCATCAGCAGAGGGTGATGTATTTTGGATTGAACGAGATACGATTGATAATTATGTAACGGCTGAAAATTTCAAAGAGATGCTCGCTATTTTTGAAGGGAATGAGTGGTCGGAGCATTATTATGATGATGCGGACGGTGAATGGGTTAGTCGCTATTATTAA
- a CDS encoding iron chelate uptake ABC transporter family permease subunit produces MKPIYLWLCLLIMIVTSILTGAQPLEWNTNGQLTELSWKVLWYSRIPRTISIVLAGSSMSVAGMLMQAISQNRFAAPSTVGTIESAKFGLLMSLWIFPQVTLQQKLMSSFIFAVLLTGLFFFVLVKIKVKQVWTIPLFGMIYGQIIGSIASAIAYRFDLVQSMSSWQQGNFSLIQVGSYEWLWLTLILLSLIWVLRRPLTIMQLGEVASLNLGIAYQRMKWLVIAGVCLICAVNVMIVGTLPFIGVIIPNLVRMTFSDSMQQSLPIVMLSGSLFVLICDILARTLIAPYELPVSLLITFIGGIFFLSMLFSRRGATSA; encoded by the coding sequence ATGAAACCCATTTATTTATGGTTATGCTTACTTATAATGATTGTCACCTCAATATTGACAGGGGCCCAACCGCTTGAATGGAATACGAATGGGCAATTAACAGAGCTATCGTGGAAAGTGTTATGGTATTCACGTATTCCACGTACCATTAGCATTGTGTTAGCGGGAAGTAGTATGAGTGTCGCTGGTATGTTAATGCAAGCTATCTCGCAAAATCGTTTTGCTGCCCCCTCGACGGTGGGGACCATTGAATCAGCAAAATTTGGGCTATTGATGAGTTTATGGATATTTCCACAAGTGACTCTGCAACAAAAATTAATGAGTTCGTTTATTTTTGCAGTATTGCTGACAGGATTATTCTTTTTCGTTTTAGTAAAAATTAAAGTAAAACAAGTTTGGACGATTCCATTATTTGGTATGATTTACGGACAAATCATCGGCTCAATTGCATCTGCTATTGCGTATCGGTTTGATTTAGTCCAAAGCATGAGTTCATGGCAGCAAGGAAATTTTTCACTAATTCAAGTAGGGTCGTATGAATGGTTATGGCTGACATTAATTTTATTATCGCTTATTTGGGTGTTAAGACGTCCATTGACGATTATGCAATTAGGGGAAGTAGCGAGCCTTAATCTAGGTATTGCGTATCAGCGAATGAAATGGCTTGTCATTGCAGGCGTCTGCTTGATTTGTGCAGTGAATGTAATGATTGTCGGGACTTTACCTTTTATCGGTGTCATTATTCCAAATCTAGTTCGCATGACTTTTTCTGATTCGATGCAACAATCGTTACCGATAGTGATGTTGTCAGGGAGTTTATTTGTACTTATCTGTGATATTTTAGCCCGCACATTGATTGCACCTTATGAATTGCCAGTAAGTCTGCTCATTACCTTTATTGGTGGCATCTTCTTTTTAAGTATGTTGTTTTCAAGGAGAGGGGCGACGAGTGCATGA
- a CDS encoding iron chelate uptake ABC transporter family permease subunit yields the protein MKHKYLWLLVLLLVVVMMTYLGWDIFMLSPYIQVSRLTKLWGYLLVAALVIPSTIVFQTVIQSRYLSPGILGIDAVYVLIQSIYYFIGKRLFGELTPNSITGYFFQISCLMYFFVLTLKMTKIDWRVQQQEILWLMTGMILSSVLRQLSTFFQILMDPNEYLKLQRHLFPTFQGLSQSLLWVATVVAVIGLWYFYHQRFVLDVYHLGRETALSLGVDISRKTPRLLSMVVLMIGTATALVGPLLFLGFMIANIAYMLADSHHHTQRILTGILLGSLFIVGGQCLVERVFNNQYTLNLIVEGVGGILFFILLWRKAGETFANH from the coding sequence ATGAAACATAAATATTTATGGTTGTTAGTACTTTTGTTGGTAGTCGTGATGATGACCTATCTTGGCTGGGATATTTTTATGTTATCGCCTTATATTCAAGTTTCACGATTGACGAAATTGTGGGGCTATTTATTAGTGGCGGCACTGGTGATACCGAGTACGATTGTGTTTCAAACGGTTATTCAAAGTCGATACTTATCGCCTGGAATATTAGGAATTGATGCCGTATATGTTTTGATTCAATCGATTTATTATTTTATCGGTAAGCGATTGTTTGGCGAGCTAACACCAAATTCAATAACAGGATACTTTTTTCAAATCAGTTGTCTAATGTACTTTTTTGTGTTGACGCTCAAAATGACGAAAATTGATTGGCGTGTACAACAACAAGAAATATTATGGCTGATGACAGGTATGATTTTGAGTTCGGTTTTACGGCAGTTGAGTACTTTTTTTCAAATATTAATGGATCCTAATGAATATTTAAAGTTGCAGCGACATTTGTTTCCCACCTTTCAAGGCTTATCTCAATCGCTACTATGGGTAGCAACTGTTGTGGCAGTGATAGGGCTTTGGTATTTTTATCATCAGCGTTTTGTATTAGATGTCTATCATTTGGGGCGTGAAACAGCATTATCATTAGGTGTAGATATTAGTCGTAAAACACCACGTTTGTTAAGTATGGTCGTTTTAATGATAGGAACAGCTACTGCATTAGTAGGGCCACTATTATTTTTAGGGTTTATGATTGCGAATATTGCGTATATGCTTGCTGATAGTCATCATCATACACAACGAATATTGACAGGTATTTTATTGGGAAGTCTTTTTATTGTCGGTGGTCAGTGTTTGGTTGAACGAGTGTTTAATAATCAATATACATTAAACCTTATAGTTGAAGGAGTCGGAGGAATATTGTTCTTTATTTTATTATGGCGTAAAGCGGGTGAAACATTTGCTAATCACTAA
- a CDS encoding ATP-binding cassette domain-containing protein, with protein sequence MTNLSKKFFHGKKTQTVLDDIELEIPKGQLTAIIGPNGAGKSTLLNIMSRLESADAGTITLDQRALTDWTRDSFAKRVTILRQSQHFDVKLTVREFVEFGRYPYSKGRLTEQDHQKVAECLAYLNLEQMSHRFIDELSGGQRQRVLLAMIMAQDTEFILLDEPLNNLDISQTIHLMNLLKKLVAQYDKRIVMIVHDINIAAQFADYVVAMKEGKICAQGGVSQMMTPEILEPLYNIKVERIEHNGFPIINFYEE encoded by the coding sequence ATCACTAATCTTTCAAAGAAATTTTTCCATGGGAAAAAGACACAGACAGTGTTAGATGATATTGAGTTGGAAATTCCTAAAGGGCAGTTAACTGCTATCATTGGACCTAATGGAGCTGGTAAATCGACCTTATTAAATATTATGAGCCGATTAGAGTCAGCAGATGCAGGAACGATTACTTTAGACCAACGAGCTTTAACCGATTGGACACGTGATTCTTTTGCAAAACGAGTAACGATTTTAAGACAATCACAACATTTTGATGTGAAATTGACGGTACGTGAATTTGTGGAATTTGGTAGGTATCCCTACTCAAAAGGACGATTAACTGAGCAAGATCATCAAAAAGTAGCAGAATGCTTAGCGTATTTGAATTTGGAACAAATGAGTCACCGTTTTATTGATGAATTGTCAGGTGGACAAAGACAGCGAGTATTACTGGCAATGATTATGGCACAAGATACGGAATTTATATTATTAGATGAGCCGTTGAATAATTTGGATATTAGTCAGACGATTCATTTGATGAATTTATTGAAAAAATTAGTTGCCCAATATGATAAACGTATTGTTATGATTGTGCATGATATTAATATTGCAGCTCAATTTGCGGATTATGTTGTTGCGATGAAAGAGGGCAAAATTTGTGCACAAGGGGGTGTTAGTCAGATGATGACGCCGGAAATATTAGAGCCACTGTATAATATTAAGGTAGAACGCATCGAACACAATGGATTTCCAATTATTAATTTTTATGAAGAATAA